Sequence from the Streptomyces mobaraensis NBRC 13819 = DSM 40847 genome:
TCGCCACCGCCGGCGCCTGCAGCCCCGCCGTACGTGCCCCCGGCGGGTCCGCCCGCCGGGCCTCCGCCGGGCATGCCCGGCTCCGGCCACGACCCGATGCTCCACCAGGAGAGCGTGACGACGTACGCCCTCCCCGGCTCCCCGGCGACGCGCTCGACTACCGCCTTGTCCGGGCACCGCCGGGCCGACGCCGGCCGGTCCCGGACGGGGCACGGGACGCGCGGCGGCAAGGGTCTGCGCAGTCCGAAAGCCGTGGCCGGTGCGGTGGCGGGCGTGGTGGCCTTCGTCGTGGCGGCGGTCATCGGGGCGTCCCTGTTCGCCTCCGACGGCGGCGACGACAACGGGGTCCGCCCGGGCGGCGGGCAGACCGGGGAGATGAGCGAGGGACTGCCGCAGGACGGCGGTGCCGCGGACAAGACCCGGCATGTGACGCCGGCCGCGACACCGGCACGGGAGCCGCGGAGCGAGGGGAGCGAGGCGAAGAAAGGGAAGAAGGGGGGCCACCACGGCTCGGCCCGGCACGACCGGCACGATCTTCGCGGCAGTGGCGCGGATGGCGCGGATGGTGAGGACGACGCGGATGACGGGGACGACGGCGACTGACGCCCCGGGGGACGGGGGCGACGGCGCCTGACGACGGGGATGGCCGGTGGCGACGGCGACCCGCGACGGGGGTGACGCGGGCAGCGAGGGCTGACGTTCGGGGCGGCGGGCCTGACACCGGGCGCTGCCCGGGCGCTGCCCGGGCGCTGCTCCGACGCCGGCCGGGTGCTCAGACGTCCTCGACGAAGTGGTCGAACTCGCCGGCCCGCACGCCCAGGACGAACGCCTCCCACTTGCGTTCCGTGGTGATGACCACCTTCTCCGGCGTGAGGTTCTCGCGGAGGTAGACCTGTCCCTCGCCATCGAACGCGACCTCGAGGTACGTGGTGTCCGTCGGGTCGTCGGTGGCCGGGATCCAGTTCAGGCCGTCCGGTACGCGCTGCGGCACGATGTCCCCACTCCCTCGTTCCTGGTGCGACGCTGACGTCCGCTCACCATAGAGGAGTTGGGGGAGGGGGAGGGTCAACGGAGGCCGGCCGGTTCGCGGTCTGCGGCGGGAGCGGGGCAGCTCTGTGCCCGGCCCCTGAGCCGGCGGAGCATCCGGGCGTCCTGGAAGCCGACGGCGCGGGCCGCCGATTCCACCGTCGAGCCCTGGGCGATGAGGTGTTCGGCGTGCTCGACGCGGAGTTCCTGTTGGTACCGGAGGGGCGTTAGCCCGGTGGCGTGGGTGAAGTGACGGGTGAGCGAGCGCTCGCTGAGCCCGACGGACGACGCCAGCTCGGAGAGGCGGAGGGCGGAGGTGTAGCGGGCGTCGATGAGGTCCTGCGCGTGGTGGACCGCGTCGCTGAGGTGCGCGCGGTGCCGCAGCATCGCGCTGTGCTGCTGGTCGTCGCCGTTCCGCCGGGCGAAGACGACCATCTCCCGGGCGACCCGAGCCGCGACGGCCGCGCCGTGCCGGAGGGCGACGAGGTGGAGGGCGAGATCGATGCCGCTGGCGATTCCCGCTGAGGTGATCACCCGTCCGTCGGTCACGTACAGCACGTCCCGCACCACGTGCGCCTTCGGGTAGCGCCGCGCGAGTTCGTCCTGGACGTCGTGGTGCGTGGTGCAGCGCCGGCCGTCCAGGAGGCCGGCGCGGCCCAGGGCGTCCGCCCCCGCGCAGATGCTGGCCACCGTGCCGCCCGCGTCGTGGTGTTCGACGAGGCGGTCGAGCAGCGCCCGGGGGACGTCCACCCGTTCCCGGAGGCCCTTGGTGCGCCAGCCGGGGACCACCACCAGGTCGTCGGGCGTCAGCTCCGGCCACTCGGTGCCGGCGCGCAAGGTGATGCCCTGGGCCGTCGGGACGTCTTCCCGCTCGCTCACGTACGTGATCCCGTAGGAGTGCCCGAGATCGTCGGCCGTGGAGAAGACCTGAGCGGGTCCCGCGAGGTCCAGCAGGTGGAGCCGCGGCACGAGCAGGAAGACGACGCGGGTCACGATCCGGTCAGCTCCTCGGTCAGCTCGTCGACGGTGGCGATCCGCGCGAACCGGCCCGCCAGGACGTACTCGGTGCGCGCCACGATCGCGTCGGTCTGCAGCGTACGCGGGTCCGCGAGGATCTCCTCCAGCGTGCGGCCCTCCGGGGCGTCCGGGTGCTCGATCGGGTGCGTGGCCGTCGCGTCCGTCACGAACGTCACGTCGTACCCCAGGTCCGACGCCACCCGGGCCGTCGTCTCGCAGCACTGCTCCGTGCGGATGCCGGTGATCAGGACCTCCCGCACGCCCTGCTGGGTGAGGTACTGCTGGAGGTTGGTGGTGGTGAAGGCGTTATGCGACGTCTTGACCAGCACGGGCTCGCCCTCCGCCGGCTCCAGCCCCTCGATCGGCCGGTTGAAGCCGCGCTCGGGGTCGAAGACGGTGCCGGAGCCCGGCTCGGAGTGCAGGATCCAGACGACCCCCTCGCCCTTGGCCCGCTGGGCCGCCAGCAGGC
This genomic interval carries:
- a CDS encoding DUF397 domain-containing protein, whose amino-acid sequence is MPQRVPDGLNWIPATDDPTDTTYLEVAFDGEGQVYLRENLTPEKVVITTERKWEAFVLGVRAGEFDHFVEDV
- a CDS encoding GlxA family transcriptional regulator — its product is MTRVVFLLVPRLHLLDLAGPAQVFSTADDLGHSYGITYVSEREDVPTAQGITLRAGTEWPELTPDDLVVVPGWRTKGLRERVDVPRALLDRLVEHHDAGGTVASICAGADALGRAGLLDGRRCTTHHDVQDELARRYPKAHVVRDVLYVTDGRVITSAGIASGIDLALHLVALRHGAAVAARVAREMVVFARRNGDDQQHSAMLRHRAHLSDAVHHAQDLIDARYTSALRLSELASSVGLSERSLTRHFTHATGLTPLRYQQELRVEHAEHLIAQGSTVESAARAVGFQDARMLRRLRGRAQSCPAPAADREPAGLR
- a CDS encoding cysteine hydrolase family protein, encoding MNSALIVIDVQESFRQRANWAATHNPDIVEKINRLLAAQRAKGEGVVWILHSEPGSGTVFDPERGFNRPIEGLEPAEGEPVLVKTSHNAFTTTNLQQYLTQQGVREVLITGIRTEQCCETTARVASDLGYDVTFVTDATATHPIEHPDAPEGRTLEEILADPRTLQTDAIVARTEYVLAGRFARIATVDELTEELTGS